One Ignavibacterium sp. DNA segment encodes these proteins:
- a CDS encoding peptidylprolyl isomerase produces the protein MRVICILVVLSNLIIAQYNSTMHDLIKTTYERSFDKNIISKYLHTDDERKIHSAILSIAHSEDTTLVPDLIKLDMLHYGSDVCFALGQIGRSEQSLNFLWDNLQAPVSENFFGDIFYTIGKIGNQNDFKKLIDYYKSYRKSLFPYEGIAEGILQFQIRGIKSEEAKAILEIEITHPLSTKNRIKQALFTLARYGDNNLSKDNIGELLNSDFAREDDQFLTFVLMNINNKNSLEIASLNLSGILNSTDFSAKIQLIKVLHLLGTNLNSFPAENIKLYLSFLNDSNPNAALQSAISIKNIKPFLNDVLKSFIKSETDSMMFDITRSADFIGELFLSKFELFGNYEDHKKLLNHIKLGKKYCYRFYAKNPDLNNAFKLLYDSYFSTSDSLDRITLLSLMLSIKDKVYETIELKQVILSALQSSFAPLISIAADAIDVDFVAKNKRELKDLIFNQINSFKDKSDYLEAVISLVNLSEKIDQDFYTEIINNVKLSKLYSIRRFVSNKTEDHNIGFKELDKFEEIWTNAFKYEKAIIKTTKGNIEIEFDSEVAPVSVANFCTLVKENFFNKIVFHRVVPGFVIQAGDPTSTGWGGPGYDIISEFSDKNFNTGYVGMASAGKDTESSQFFIMQGSYPHLNRRYTLFGKVINGLEIVFSITENDKILSVELK, from the coding sequence ATGAGAGTCATCTGTATTCTAGTTGTCCTGAGTAATCTTATAATTGCTCAGTATAATTCCACTATGCATGACCTTATCAAAACAACTTACGAAAGAAGTTTTGATAAAAATATTATCTCTAAATATTTACATACCGATGATGAAAGAAAAATACACTCAGCAATCCTCTCAATAGCTCATAGTGAAGATACTACTTTAGTCCCTGATTTAATTAAGCTTGATATGTTGCATTATGGCAGTGATGTTTGTTTTGCTCTTGGGCAAATCGGTAGAAGCGAACAATCACTGAATTTTTTATGGGATAATCTGCAAGCCCCTGTGTCTGAAAATTTCTTTGGTGATATTTTTTATACAATTGGTAAAATCGGGAATCAGAATGATTTTAAAAAACTGATCGATTATTATAAATCATATAGAAAATCCCTTTTCCCTTATGAAGGAATAGCTGAAGGCATACTTCAATTTCAAATTCGCGGAATAAAAAGTGAAGAAGCAAAAGCAATTTTAGAAATTGAAATTACACATCCGCTTTCAACAAAAAACAGAATCAAGCAGGCTTTATTTACATTAGCAAGATACGGAGATAATAACCTGAGCAAAGATAATATAGGAGAATTGCTCAACTCTGATTTTGCAAGAGAAGATGATCAGTTTTTAACATTTGTTTTAATGAATATCAATAATAAAAACAGTTTAGAAATTGCTAGCTTAAACTTATCGGGTATTTTAAATTCAACAGACTTCTCAGCAAAAATTCAACTTATTAAAGTGCTGCATCTATTAGGAACTAATTTAAATTCATTCCCTGCTGAAAATATTAAATTATACTTAAGTTTCTTAAATGATAGTAATCCAAATGCAGCTTTACAATCAGCGATATCTATAAAAAACATTAAGCCATTTTTAAACGATGTATTAAAGTCTTTTATCAAAAGTGAAACTGATAGTATGATGTTTGATATAACAAGATCAGCGGATTTTATTGGTGAACTTTTCTTATCCAAATTTGAGTTGTTTGGCAATTATGAGGATCATAAAAAATTATTAAATCATATTAAACTTGGCAAAAAATATTGTTATAGATTTTATGCAAAAAATCCTGATCTAAATAATGCATTCAAATTATTATACGATTCTTATTTTTCAACATCAGATTCATTAGACCGGATAACTCTTCTTTCTTTAATGCTTAGTATCAAGGATAAAGTATATGAAACTATTGAATTAAAACAAGTTATTTTATCCGCTTTACAATCATCTTTCGCTCCCTTGATTTCAATTGCTGCTGATGCAATTGATGTGGATTTTGTAGCAAAAAATAAAAGAGAGTTAAAGGACTTAATCTTTAATCAAATTAATAGTTTCAAGGATAAATCAGATTACCTTGAAGCTGTAATTTCTTTAGTTAATCTCTCAGAAAAAATTGATCAGGATTTTTATACTGAAATAATTAATAATGTAAAGTTATCAAAGCTTTATTCTATCAGGAGATTTGTTTCAAATAAAACCGAAGATCATAATATCGGCTTTAAAGAATTAGATAAGTTTGAAGAGATATGGACAAATGCTTTTAAGTATGAAAAAGCAATTATAAAGACAACCAAAGGTAATATTGAAATTGAATTTGATTCTGAAGTTGCACCTGTTTCAGTTGCAAATTTTTGCACGCTTGTAAAAGAAAATTTTTTTAATAAAATAGTTTTTCATCGTGTTGTGCCCGGTTTTGTAATTCAGGCTGGGGATCCAACTTCAACCGGCTGGGGCGGACCAGGATATGATATTATCTCTGAATTTTCCGATAAAAATTTTAACACAGGATATGTAGGAATGGCAAGTGCCGGTAAAGATACTGAAAGCTCACAGTTTTTTATAATGCAAGGTTCTTATCCGCATCTAAATAGAAGATATACTCTGTTTGGTAAAGTAATCAACGGTTTAGAAATAGTTTTTTCTATAACTGAAAATGATAAAATTCTAAGTGTTGAACTTAAATAA
- a CDS encoding pyridoxal phosphate-dependent aminotransferase family protein, with translation MDLFKKCYEFTRADEVKAMGFYPYFRPIEENEGPVVMIEGKKIIMAGSNNYLGLTGHPYVKEAAIKAVEKYGTGCSGSRYLTGTLDLHIELESRLAKFFNVEAVLLFSTGYQSAQGVIPTLVQRNDFVISDKDNHACIVAGTLMAKGALGGLARYKHNDMEDLEKTISKLPSEAGKLIVSDGVFSTGGEIVDLPHLIEIAKKYEARVMIDDAHSVGVIGKGGRGTASEFDLVKEVDLTMGTFSKTFASLGGFVAGAERVINFLKHFSPALIFSASPTPASVASALAALDILEAEPHRVNMLIDNANYMRKNLKEKGFNVIDGRTAIVPVIVGDDALAFQMWRKLYDRGVFVNVFISPGVPQGRQMMRTSYMATHQKEHLDEIINIFEITGKELGLI, from the coding sequence TTGGATCTGTTTAAAAAATGTTACGAATTTACTCGCGCTGATGAAGTTAAAGCGATGGGCTTTTATCCTTACTTCAGACCAATTGAAGAAAATGAAGGACCGGTAGTTATGATTGAAGGTAAGAAAATCATAATGGCAGGATCAAATAATTATTTAGGTTTAACTGGTCATCCTTATGTTAAAGAAGCAGCTATTAAAGCAGTTGAGAAATATGGAACAGGCTGTTCCGGTTCACGTTATCTAACCGGCACTCTTGATTTACATATTGAATTGGAATCAAGGCTGGCAAAGTTCTTTAATGTTGAAGCGGTATTACTTTTTAGTACAGGCTATCAATCTGCTCAGGGAGTAATTCCAACATTAGTTCAAAGAAATGATTTTGTTATTTCGGACAAAGACAACCATGCCTGTATTGTTGCTGGAACTTTAATGGCAAAAGGTGCTTTAGGAGGGCTCGCCCGCTATAAGCATAATGATATGGAGGATCTTGAAAAAACAATCTCTAAACTTCCCTCAGAAGCTGGAAAATTAATTGTATCAGACGGAGTTTTTAGCACAGGCGGTGAAATTGTTGATCTGCCGCATTTAATAGAAATTGCTAAAAAATATGAAGCAAGAGTAATGATTGATGATGCACATTCAGTTGGAGTTATTGGTAAAGGCGGAAGAGGCACTGCAAGTGAATTTGATCTTGTTAAAGAAGTTGATCTGACAATGGGCACATTCAGTAAAACATTTGCATCGTTAGGCGGCTTTGTTGCCGGAGCTGAACGGGTAATAAACTTTTTGAAACATTTTTCTCCAGCTTTGATATTCAGCGCTTCTCCAACACCAGCTTCTGTTGCTTCTGCATTAGCAGCATTGGATATTCTGGAAGCTGAACCGCACCGGGTCAATATGCTTATTGATAATGCTAATTATATGAGAAAAAATCTTAAAGAAAAAGGTTTTAATGTTATTGACGGACGAACAGCAATTGTGCCGGTAATTGTTGGAGATGATGCACTCGCATTTCAGATGTGGCGAAAACTTTATGATAGAGGAGTTTTTGTAAATGTTTTCATTTCACCTGGTGTTCCCCAAGGAAGACAAATGATGAGAACAAGTTATATGGCTACACATCAGAAAGAACATCTTGATGAAATCATAAATATTTTTGAAATAACTGGCAAGGAGCTCGGACTTATTTAA
- a CDS encoding NAD(P)-dependent oxidoreductase yields the protein MHNKQTAVVTGANGFVGSHLVDNLLSKGFTVRCLVRESSNLRWLEGKNIELFKTGLLDKDGLRKAFKDADYIFHVAGVVKSKTKEGYFKGNVDTTKILLEVALEFKSSIKRFLVVSSQTVAGPSTKEKPVDENTIPVPITTYGKSKYEEEKLVLSYKDKLPITICRAPAVYGERDTEIFIYFQTFSKGITTTIGFDKKELSLIHAVDLVEGFYLAAVNEKAKGEIYFISSEKFYTWQEINSITSKVLNKKPLVIKVPHFLVYTIAAIAQFFAVFSKKPATLNIEKAKDLTQQYWTCDTSKAVRDLGYQQKISIEDGIERTVEWYKEMKWF from the coding sequence ATGCATAACAAACAAACAGCAGTAGTAACAGGTGCGAATGGTTTTGTAGGAAGCCATCTGGTAGATAATCTTTTAAGCAAAGGATTTACAGTAAGATGTTTAGTAAGGGAATCAAGTAATCTTAGATGGCTTGAAGGAAAAAATATTGAGTTATTTAAAACCGGATTATTAGATAAGGATGGATTAAGAAAGGCATTTAAAGATGCTGATTATATCTTCCATGTTGCAGGGGTAGTTAAATCTAAAACTAAAGAAGGCTACTTTAAAGGAAATGTTGATACAACCAAAATACTCCTGGAAGTTGCATTAGAATTTAAATCATCAATAAAAAGATTCTTGGTTGTCAGCAGTCAAACTGTTGCTGGTCCATCAACAAAAGAAAAACCGGTTGATGAAAATACAATTCCGGTTCCTATTACAACTTATGGAAAAAGTAAATATGAGGAAGAGAAACTTGTTTTATCTTATAAAGATAAGCTTCCGATAACAATTTGCAGGGCACCGGCAGTTTATGGTGAGCGTGATACAGAAATCTTTATTTATTTTCAAACTTTCAGTAAAGGAATAACTACTACGATTGGATTTGATAAAAAAGAGCTCAGTCTTATTCACGCAGTTGATTTGGTAGAAGGATTCTATCTTGCAGCAGTAAACGAAAAAGCTAAAGGTGAAATTTATTTTATCAGTTCTGAAAAGTTTTATACCTGGCAGGAAATAAATTCGATAACATCAAAAGTCCTGAACAAAAAACCATTAGTGATAAAAGTTCCGCATTTTTTAGTTTATACTATAGCGGCTATCGCACAATTTTTTGCGGTATTTAGTAAGAAACCTGCAACTTTAAACATAGAAAAGGCAAAGGATCTTACACAACAATACTGGACTTGTGATACTTCTAAAGCGGTTAGAGATTTAGGTTATCAACAAAAAATTTCAATTGAAGATGGTATTGAAAGAACAGTAGAATGGTATAAAGAAATGAAATGGTTTTAA
- a CDS encoding MATE family efflux transporter, which produces MNLLPVNNYYKKILRVSLPAIAGLSTQMVVSMVDSAMVGRLEETTYALAAMGIGVLATWALVSFFSSLATGTHVIVARRFGQANYLECGNTLNNSLIISFSIGIIVTVIGDYFASTIADFFASDDMVAKYASDYLFFRFLGIPFFLISVSFRGFFFGIGKTKVFMISGILTNFFNIIFNYIFIYGEFGMPRMGLAGAGLGSTLATVIDVLFYLIIILLPVYRKRYQNFRFFKVDTEIIKGIFKISLPVSFQNVFVLIGFLSFVSITGIIGTKQQAATQAIISTLFMSFLPLFGFGAAVQTLVGNNLGAKKFHLAKLYGFETVKVATIFTIILGIIFISIPQYVLLIITTDWGIIEMAKPALRIAGVTQIFYATGVVLANALQAAGRTVFVMVAEMVTNLIIFVPLAYLLGVVLDFGLTGAWMALPGYIIIYSIAVFIRFNSKNWNTNIPINLEN; this is translated from the coding sequence ATGAATTTATTACCTGTTAACAATTATTATAAAAAGATACTAAGGGTTTCATTACCTGCAATAGCTGGTCTTTCAACACAGATGGTCGTTTCAATGGTGGATTCAGCTATGGTTGGCAGGTTAGAAGAAACAACTTATGCACTTGCAGCGATGGGAATCGGAGTTCTCGCGACTTGGGCTCTGGTCAGTTTCTTTTCCAGTTTAGCTACAGGAACACATGTAATTGTTGCCCGAAGATTTGGTCAGGCAAATTATTTAGAATGCGGAAACACATTAAATAACTCACTGATCATTTCATTCAGTATTGGAATAATCGTTACTGTAATTGGTGATTATTTTGCTTCAACAATTGCTGATTTTTTTGCCAGTGATGATATGGTAGCAAAATATGCCTCAGATTATCTGTTCTTCAGATTTTTAGGAATACCTTTTTTTCTTATCTCTGTATCTTTTCGCGGTTTTTTCTTTGGCATAGGTAAAACAAAGGTTTTTATGATCTCTGGAATATTGACAAATTTTTTCAATATTATTTTTAACTATATTTTTATCTATGGTGAGTTTGGAATGCCGAGGATGGGACTTGCAGGTGCTGGTTTAGGTTCTACGCTTGCAACTGTAATAGATGTTTTGTTTTATCTGATAATAATACTTCTGCCGGTATATAGGAAACGATATCAGAACTTCAGATTCTTTAAAGTTGATACTGAAATAATAAAAGGAATCTTTAAAATTTCTTTACCTGTATCGTTTCAGAATGTTTTTGTATTAATAGGATTTTTAAGTTTTGTTTCGATTACTGGAATAATTGGAACAAAGCAGCAAGCAGCTACTCAGGCAATTATATCAACTTTATTTATGTCTTTTTTGCCTCTGTTTGGATTTGGAGCTGCTGTTCAAACACTTGTGGGAAATAATCTTGGGGCAAAGAAATTTCATCTTGCAAAGCTTTATGGATTTGAAACTGTTAAAGTTGCTACGATTTTTACAATTATCCTTGGAATAATTTTTATTTCAATTCCACAATATGTTCTTCTCATTATTACAACTGATTGGGGAATTATTGAAATGGCAAAGCCTGCATTAAGAATAGCTGGAGTAACACAAATATTTTACGCTACCGGTGTTGTATTGGCAAACGCATTACAAGCTGCCGGTAGAACTGTTTTTGTGATGGTAGCCGAAATGGTTACTAATCTTATAATTTTTGTACCATTAGCATATTTGTTAGGTGTTGTATTAGACTTTGGATTAACAGGTGCCTGGATGGCGCTGCCAGGTTATATTATTATTTATTCAATTGCGGTGTTTATCAGATTTAACTCAAAAAACTGGAATACCAATATTCCGATAAATCTGGAAAATTAG
- a CDS encoding SpoIID/LytB domain-containing protein: protein MKFYSSFSFLLNRFSNKNFYLQLFLYSFLIFFISCSSVKRIYDDTASDNYDSFYVRVLVNERPGNLSLIVKDKLYLSNESEIIAEVKSGNNLNFSSVNENIKLQIADKTFTAGVFWIESAADNKIIVIDEKKYRGKLRVFNLNNEIKIVNELRLEDYVKGVMTREMPVGKGNDNYNALKAFSICIRTYAFNRIAQKRDSFDLYPDTRDQVYGGVVSETDFTNQIVDETAGQILSFDGKPAQVFYHSTCGGFTEDVQNVFNSEQVPYLISIKDGLDPFCKVSPRYEWTEKYSESLFINRLFNSGLLKNSDYSIQDISVDSRFESGRVNELKINLINTDGQIKNISLFSNNIRSIIKTSDGSSILRSTMFNITLDSNKNVLINGKGFGHGVGMCQWGAIGQSKQGISYKDILNHYYPGTEIILIDDKF, encoded by the coding sequence GTGAAGTTCTATTCTTCGTTTTCTTTTTTGCTGAACCGGTTTTCTAATAAAAACTTCTATCTCCAATTATTTCTTTATTCTTTCCTCATTTTTTTTATCTCTTGTTCATCTGTAAAAAGAATTTATGATGATACTGCATCTGACAATTATGATTCATTTTATGTACGGGTATTAGTAAATGAAAGACCGGGTAATTTATCTCTTATTGTAAAGGATAAACTCTATTTATCAAATGAGTCGGAAATTATAGCGGAGGTAAAGAGTGGTAATAACTTAAACTTTTCATCAGTTAATGAAAATATAAAGCTGCAAATTGCTGATAAAACTTTTACTGCAGGTGTTTTCTGGATTGAATCTGCTGCCGATAATAAAATTATTGTTATTGATGAGAAAAAATATCGTGGTAAACTGAGGGTGTTTAATTTAAATAATGAAATTAAAATAGTTAATGAATTAAGACTTGAAGATTATGTTAAAGGAGTTATGACCCGTGAAATGCCTGTTGGAAAAGGAAATGACAACTATAATGCTCTTAAAGCATTTTCAATTTGTATCAGAACTTATGCATTTAACCGAATAGCACAAAAAAGAGATTCGTTCGATCTTTATCCTGATACCAGAGATCAGGTTTATGGCGGCGTTGTATCTGAAACCGACTTCACTAATCAGATTGTTGATGAAACAGCCGGACAAATATTATCTTTTGATGGAAAACCAGCACAAGTTTTTTATCATTCAACTTGCGGCGGATTTACTGAAGATGTACAAAATGTTTTTAATTCAGAACAAGTGCCCTATCTTATAAGCATTAAAGATGGTTTAGATCCATTCTGCAAAGTATCTCCAAGATATGAGTGGACTGAAAAATATTCAGAAAGCCTTTTTATTAATAGACTTTTTAATTCAGGGTTATTGAAAAATTCAGATTATTCAATTCAGGACATTTCAGTTGATTCCAGATTTGAATCAGGAAGAGTTAATGAGTTAAAAATTAATTTGATAAACACAGACGGTCAGATAAAAAATATTTCTTTGTTTAGTAATAATATCAGAAGCATTATAAAAACATCTGATGGCAGTTCAATTTTAAGAAGTACAATGTTTAATATAACTTTAGATTCAAATAAAAATGTTCTGATAAATGGAAAGGGTTTTGGACATGGTGTTGGTATGTGTCAATGGGGAGCAATTGGTCAATCAAAACAGGGGATAAGTTATAAAGATATTTTAAATCATTATTATCCAGGAACAGAAATTATTTTAATTGATGATAAATTCTAA
- a CDS encoding Maf family protein, with amino-acid sequence MINSKIQIYLASKSPRRRKLLKQLGLKFKSFGIDINETVKRNEKPSYAVVRLSREKLEIAKNQISDGIIITADTIVVLDGKILGKPKDSKDAFRTLKLLSGRTHIVYTGFSVFNSINQKTISEYEKTKVTFHNLSDQEIKKYVASGSPMDKAGAYGIQDDFGAVFIKKINGCYYNVVGLPLAKLYRALSRII; translated from the coding sequence ATGATAAATTCTAAAATTCAAATTTATCTTGCTTCAAAATCTCCCAGAAGAAGAAAGTTATTGAAACAGTTAGGTCTCAAATTCAAGTCATTCGGAATTGATATAAATGAAACTGTAAAAAGGAATGAAAAACCTTCTTATGCAGTAGTAAGACTTTCAAGAGAAAAGTTGGAAATTGCAAAAAATCAAATATCAGATGGAATTATAATAACAGCAGATACAATTGTTGTTTTAGATGGAAAGATTTTAGGTAAACCAAAAGATAGTAAAGATGCTTTTAGAACTTTAAAGTTACTAAGCGGTCGTACTCATATAGTTTATACTGGATTCTCTGTCTTTAATTCGATTAATCAAAAAACCATTTCTGAATATGAAAAGACTAAAGTAACTTTTCATAATCTTTCTGATCAGGAGATAAAAAAATATGTAGCATCTGGAAGCCCAATGGATAAAGCTGGTGCTTATGGAATTCAGGATGATTTTGGGGCTGTGTTTATTAAAAAGATTAACGGGTGCTATTATAATGTAGTAGGTTTACCTTTGGCAAAATTATACCGCGCATTATCAAGGATTATTTAA
- a CDS encoding lysylphosphatidylglycerol synthase transmembrane domain-containing protein produces MLKLLHKKILLSIALAAIVYLAFIIYADYQKIILSFSRFSWWLMPILLFLSLGNYLTRFLKWQYYLKIIKVSLKFFDSLAIFLSGLVMSVTPGKMGELLKSYLVKQVNSTPVSKTAPIIFAERITDFLALTLLSVLGAYYFNYGKIIAVIILAIILIGIIILTNRKVFELIIRLALKINFLKKHVLKMQNIYDSSSALLSFFPLITMTALSAFSWGLEGIGYYIVISNFNSGFSLIWSLFSYSFATIVGAVSMLPGGLGVTEGSLTLMSVQQGLSENDATASTFIIRVVTLWFAVLIGAIGLIIYQKKFGKEISFEND; encoded by the coding sequence ATGCTGAAACTGCTGCATAAGAAAATATTATTATCTATTGCTCTTGCTGCAATTGTCTATCTGGCTTTTATAATCTATGCTGACTATCAGAAAATCATCTTGTCTTTCAGCAGATTTAGTTGGTGGTTAATGCCTATTCTATTATTCCTTTCACTGGGTAATTATTTAACCAGATTTTTAAAATGGCAGTATTATCTTAAGATCATTAAAGTTAGTCTGAAATTTTTCGATTCACTTGCAATATTTCTATCCGGTTTAGTAATGAGTGTTACACCCGGGAAAATGGGAGAGTTATTAAAATCTTATCTTGTAAAGCAAGTTAACAGCACACCAGTTAGTAAAACAGCGCCGATCATTTTTGCAGAAAGGATTACGGATTTTTTAGCATTAACCTTATTATCAGTTTTAGGTGCTTATTATTTTAATTACGGAAAAATAATTGCTGTAATAATATTAGCAATAATTCTTATTGGAATTATTATCCTCACTAATCGAAAAGTGTTTGAATTGATTATTCGTTTGGCACTAAAAATAAATTTTCTAAAAAAGCATGTTTTAAAAATGCAAAACATTTACGATTCTTCTTCTGCTTTACTATCTTTTTTTCCACTCATAACTATGACTGCTTTAAGTGCATTTTCCTGGGGACTGGAGGGAATAGGTTATTATATAGTTATTTCAAACTTTAACTCAGGTTTTAGTCTTATATGGTCTTTATTTAGTTATAGTTTTGCAACAATTGTAGGTGCAGTTTCAATGCTGCCCGGGGGATTAGGAGTAACAGAAGGTTCCTTAACTCTGATGTCTGTTCAACAAGGGCTTTCGGAAAATGATGCTACTGCTTCAACATTTATAATAAGAGTAGTTACTTTATGGTTTGCTGTTTTAATTGGTGCTATCGGGCTGATAATCTATCAAAAGAAGTTTGGTAAAGAGATTTCATTTGAAAATGATTGA
- a CDS encoding YtxH domain-containing protein, with amino-acid sequence MPRDNNLAKGFFIGFLAGGTVGAIIALLTAPKSGKELRADIKSKSEEYLDEAEKYLAEAKDKARELINEGKKKSERIILDAKSKSEDILKDAEKIFKDAKVKTTEAFQAGKEKVESEAERLKSSVKAGIDAYKEAKNS; translated from the coding sequence ATGCCACGTGATAATAATCTTGCAAAAGGATTTTTTATAGGATTTCTAGCTGGGGGTACTGTAGGTGCAATTATTGCGCTGTTAACAGCTCCCAAAAGCGGTAAAGAACTAAGAGCTGATATAAAATCGAAATCAGAAGAGTATTTGGATGAAGCTGAAAAATATCTTGCTGAGGCAAAAGACAAAGCAAGAGAGTTGATAAATGAAGGCAAAAAGAAATCTGAAAGAATAATTCTTGATGCAAAATCAAAATCAGAAGATATTTTAAAAGATGCTGAAAAGATTTTTAAAGATGCAAAAGTTAAAACAACTGAAGCTTTTCAGGCAGGAAAAGAAAAAGTTGAATCTGAAGCCGAAAGGTTAAAGTCTTCTGTTAAAGCAGGGATTGATGCTTATAAGGAAGCAAAAAACTCTTAA